The genomic stretch TTAAAAATCCCCTTTTTGCAGAGCAAGTTCAGGAGTTGCTCATCGCCTATCAACTTCCGGCGCAATATCTTGAACTTGAGGTAACAGAAAGCGGTTTGATCAGCGATGAAGTGGTGGCACGTGCTACCTTAGAGCGGTTGCATGAACTAGGAGTGACATTGTCACTTGATGACTTTGGTACTGGCTACGCCTCTTTCAGTTATTTGAAAAAGTATCCGTTCGATGCGATCAAAATTGATAAGAGTTTTGTTCAGCATATTGATAAGTCGGAAGAAGACAAAGAGATCATCCGTTCAATTATCCATGTGGCTAAAAAGCTCGATTTAGAGGTGGTGATGGAAGGCATCGAATCCGACCTACAAGAGGATTTCTTGATCCGCGAAGGATGCGATATTGGCCAAGGATTTCTGTATGGCAAGCCAATGCCCGGCAGTGAATTTGTTCAAGGCTTATACAGTCAGAACTTTTTAGGCACCCCTCGCTTCGCATATCACACATAATTGCATCGCTTTTAGGGATAATTTCGACAAGCAGACGCCACACACCATATAGTTGCTTTACTCTTACGTCGGCGATTTCTATAATCGCCGCTTTTCTGTTTCTAAAAGGCTGTTTGTTATGGACCAGTTGATTGCAAAACTCAAAAAGCTTGAAAAGCAAAATTATCGTGCATACCAGCAAATCAAAGGGCAGTACAATTTTACCGATTTTGATCTGTTTATTGATCATATCCAATCTGACCCCTACGCTTCTGCTTCACGCTTCCGCGCTTTTCGTGCTTGGTCCTTAACTGGGCTTTCTTGGTTAAAAGAGGAGTCTGCGGCGTTCCAACTTGGCGCAAGAGATTTCATCGCTCGTAGCTTTGCCGAATTCGCCAAACAAGAAAACGCCATTGCCATTTCTTTGCATGGACAAACCGTTTTAGATAGCACTTCTGTATTATTTACGGAAGAAGGGATTGAGCTGCGTTTTCGAGTCAATCTACCCGCTGAAGGCCGTGACATTCTGGCAAAGAAAGCGATTAATATCATTACCTTCCACTTACCGAAGTTTATCCGTCGTTCCACGATCGAACGTGAACTTGATAAAGATGCACTATTGACGCACTGTCAGGTTGTTGAAGACCAAGAGGCATTGCGCGAACAACTAGAAGCCAGTGGCCTCGTTTCATTTGTTGCCAATGGTAGCATCTTGCCTCGAGTGGCAGGTAACTGCGATCTTCCAATGAAAGATGCCGTCGAGTTCACGGCGCCAGAATCACTGCAAGTCACGTTACATGCGCCAAATCGTGGCTATGTCACTGGCTTAGGGATTCCGAAAGGGATCACTTTGATTGTCGGTGGTGGCTTTCATGGCAAATCAACCCTGCTGAATGCCATTGAACGTTCGATTTACAATCACATTCCTGGTGATGGCCGTGAGTACATTGTCACCGATGGTTCAGCAATGAAAATTCGTGCTGAGGAAGGCCGCTGCGTTCATCATTTGAATCTTTCCAACTACATTAATCATTTGCCAATGGGCAAAGATACGGCAGACTTCACCACGCAAGACGCATCAGGTTCTACCTCTCAGGCTGCGTGGTTACAAGAATCTGTCGAAGCGGGCGCTTCAACGCTATTGATTGATGAAGATACATCAGCCACGAACTTCATGATTCGCGACGAGCGCATGCAAGCGCTTGTCGCAAAAGGTGATGAGCCAATCACACCGCTGGTGGATCGTATCGGTCAATTACGCGATGAATTGGAGATCTCCACCATCATCGTCATGGGTGGGTCAGGCGATTATCTGGATGTTGCCGATAACGTTATCCAGATGCACGACTATCAGGCATTGGATGTGACCGAGAAAGCAAAAGAGGTGATTCAGTTGCACCCTACTCAACGTCACAACGAATCTGAAGCACCTTTGGTGACATTTCCTCCTCGCGCACTCCATTGTTCTGCGTTGATGAACATTCTAACGGATGGAAAGTTCCGTGTATCGGCGAAAGGTAAAGACAGCCTTCGCTTTGGTAAAGAGTTTACAGACCTTTCTGCACTTGAGCAGTTAGAATCAAGCGATGAAGTCAACGCGATTGGTTGGGTTTGGTATCAGCTTGCCCAACACGCGGGATGGAACTCAAACCCCGCTAAACAGATCAACGAATTATTGGGCGATGCTTGGTTCCAGAATATGCCTCAGCATGGTGATCTCGCCAAACCGCGTCCAATTGATGTGATGGCGGCGTTAAATCGCATGCGAAAGTCACAGTTTCGTAACAACCATTAAACGATAACGTGTGTCCATAAAAAGCGCAGTTTATACTGCGCTTTTTCTTTAGTTATTCTTAACTATCAGTGAGATGGGCCATCTGTGACTTTTACCATTACAACCGATCGATTGATTCTGCGTGATTTCACGCCTCACGATGTTGAAGCGTATTTTCAACAGTGCCAAGACCCAAAATACCAACGTTTTTATTCGGACGAGGATTGCTCGGCAGAGAAATGTGCATTCTTAGTGAACTTATTCTATGAGCAAGCACAGCAATCCCCTCGGCAAGCCTATCATCTTGCTGTCACAGATCGCTTTACCGGCGAGTACATGGGCATTGCAGGGCTAAGGTTGGAAAATGATCAACAAGCCTCAAGTGGTTGCGGTTTAAAACGCACTTTCCATCACAGTGGTTTAGCGCTAGAAGCGATGTCTGCCCTACTCGATTTCGCTTTTAACCAACTGAATGTCCATCGGGTTTACGCGGAAACCATTTCGAAAAATCGCCCAGCGATTAAGTTATGCCGTCAACTTGGTATGACACAGGAAGCGGAATTCATAGAAAACCGCTTCTTTAAAGAGTCTTGGTGGAACACGGTGGTGTTAGCAGTTCGAAGATCGCAGTGGTCCCCCGAATTGTTCAAAGATGGCCAGTAGACGTCATTGGCTCTCATCGACTATTGGATGTCAATGGCGCAGCACGTTCCACGCTTCGCACAGCACGCGAAATTTCTCTGCATTGCCGTTGTCACGATCTGGATGCCAACGCAGTGCGAGCCTTCTCCAACGCTTACGGATATCAATGGCCGTTGCGTGTGGATCGAGTTCAAACAACTGCAACGCTTTTTCTCTGTCTATGGGCTCCCCTTCATGATGCCCAACAAAACGACGATAACGCGTCCAGAACTCGTTCAAAAGACGTTTAACTTCCCCTTCATTCGCTTCGTAATTTTGCCACTGGACGTAGTATTCTCTTAAAGGGTCATCAACGTCTATGGTGTGACCCGCGCAAGCATGACTCGACATCAAAACGATGTTCATCGCCTCGACTTGAAGCCAATGGTCTGGGTAAAGCGTTTCTTGTAACTGATAAAGCGCATTCATAATCAAAAAATTGCGCTTAAAAAGATCTTTGTCGGGAGAAGGATCAAGTTGGTGAATCAATCCCAGCTCACCTAAATGTGAAGCGAGAGTGTGTACCTTCCAGCCACTTGGCTGCTGACGTAATACTTCTAAAATCGGCCATAACAACGGGTTTTCCATGTAGGTTTGGAAAGTGGCCGCCAAATTCGTTTGCTGCATCCTATTCGCCTATCTGAATTTGCTTGCTCCTTTTATTCAAAGTCAGGATAGCCAATTTGTCGAGCAAGATTTCATTTTGACTGCCAGTTCGTGAAGCAGTGTTGAAAAAAAGAGACAGCACATTGGCTGTCTCTCACAGTCTGTGATGTGAAATAAGGCTTAAATCACACCAAGCTCTCTTAAACGCTCCATCAGATAGCTATGTGCGGTGTAACGCTCAGAAAGAACTACGTCAGGTTTAGGATGAAGAAACAATGGCAGCGAAATGCGCGACTGCGTTTGACGTTCACCCGTTGGGTTGATCACGCGATGTGTGGTTGACGGGAAGTAACCACCTGACGCCTCTTGCAGCATGTCGCCGATGTTAATAATTAAGTTGCCAAAGTCACACGGCACATCAATCCAGCTGCCATCTTTCGCTTTCACTTGTAGGCCGGGCTCATTTGCCGCTGGTAATACGGTCAACAAGTTGATGTCTTCATGCGCAGCCGCGCGAATAGCGCCCGGCTCTTCATCACCTGTCATTGGTGGATAGTGCAACACACGCAATAAGGTTTTGTCACTGCCATTGATCATCTCAGACAGAGCAACAGAAAATCTTTCCTGAACCTCTTTCGGTGCGTGGGCTTCAACCCAGCCTAGCAGTTCGGAAGCAAAGGCATTTGCACGCTCATAATATTCCATGATTTCTGCTTTGAGCTGCTCTGGCATTTGCCCCCAAGGATAAACGTGGAAGTATTCCTTGATGTCTTTAACGCTATGCCCTTTCGCCACTTCAGAAACCGACGGTGGGAAGTAACCATCTTGTGTTTCAACATTAAAATGGAAATCGTGTTTTTGCTCCGTTGAGAAAAACTCGTACCAGTTCTTATAAATCGATTCCACCAACTCTTTCGGAATTGGGTGATTTTTCAAAACGCCAAACCCAGTTTCGCGCAGCGATGTGACAAATTGTTCTGCTGCATCATCAGCAAGATAATCGACAGTTTCCAGTTTCATGACTTCACTTTCTTTTTGTTTTTTGAATTAGAGTCCGGATTCTAGTGGCACAAGCAAATGTAAATCAAACTTTAATGAAATGTATTGCCGCAAACGGTTAAATGTTGTGCCAATGCGCAAGCTATCAACACATTTCGTAATCGATATACCCGCTTACTCTCTCAGATTACAGTGCCCAAACCATTAGGGTGAATGGTGCGTTACACAAATTAATTGAACAACGTTCAATAAACTGTCATCATTTCACGCGATTGATGCGAAAACTAAGGGAATAGAATCACGATGAAGAAAGAAAACTTAATGACAAAACAAAATCCTCTGCTGCTCTTGACGCTCGGCTATGCTGTCATCTTCGTTTTCTCTGCGGTATCGCCGACCTCTCACGCCGTGTGGATTGCTGAAATCATTCCAGCCGTTGCCATTCTTGCGACGATCATTTGGCTCAGTCGACGCTTTACCTTTAGTCGTACCGCGTATCTACTGATGTTTGTGTGGCTTTGTCTACACACCATTGGCGCAAAATACACCTTCGCCGAAGTGCCATTTGATTGGTTCAACCAGCTGATTGGCTCGGAAAGAAACAACTATGATCGTTTGGCCCACTTTTCTATCGGTCTTTACGCTTATCCCATTGCAGAGTACTTAGTAAAACAGCATAAACAGTCGTTCACCTTTGCTTCTTTATTTGCCCTGTTTGCGATTATGAGCTTAGCCGCTGCCTATGAAATTATTGAATGGTGGTATGCCGCCCTCGCCGGTGGTGACGAAGGCATCGCTTTTCTCGGCTCTCAAGGTGATATCTGGGACGCACAGAAAGACATGCTGTGTGACACCTTGGGAGCGCTTACCTCATTAATGCTTTTGCGTCTCCAAGGTGTTGGCCGCAATCCAGCTTAAATAGGGCTGAAAGCCCGCAGCAATGTCGAGTTGTACAATTTGCGGCACTTCGTAGTTGTGCAACTCACGTATCGATTCTTCCACCAGCGTATAAAGCGATTTTTTGCTTTTTATCACCAGCAGCGTTTCACTGTCGTGGCAAACCTCTTCTTGCCAAACATAATGGCTAGTCATCGGTATTTCTTGAATACATGCCGCAAGTTGTTTGCTCAATAGCGCCTTAATGATGGCGTGTTTGTTCTCATCATCATTGGTGGTGGTCAACACCACACAAAAGTCATGGTTTGAATCACTCATAATGCTCTCTCAATAACTGGATAAACTGCGTTGTTTTTTCATCAAGCTCCCCTTTTGCGGTATAGATTCCGACATTACCGAGTTGCTGGCGATTGATCACCAACGTTTCGATTTCCTTTGCGGCCATCCATTCGCACATACGATCACTATAGGGCATGATCGCATCGCTGCACTTTAATAGGTCTAAACTTGCGAACAATGAGTCAACATCATAGATTGCTCTGTCTTCTAGCCTGGATGCTGACAGTTCAAACGGCGATGTCATGTGGTCAGCAAGAACTGAACGGTGACGAGCATGATCGGGCGTGACTCGCAGCAGCGGGTAGCCTTTCTGTTGTTCTAGGCGCTTTTCACTCTCTTTCGAGCGAATTTTCAGTAACGGGTGCTCACGGCGCACAAAGTAAGCCTCGTTGTCTTGAAATAATGGGATGAAATGTACCTTACAACGATCGTGGAGGCCTTGGACTTCATGGCCAACAAAAAGATCCAACTCCCCTTGAATCAGATGATGCATAAGCGACAAGTTGTTGCCAAATTCGAGGTGTAACGAGGTATTGGGAATACGTTCTTGGTAGCTTTCTACACTCTGTTTGACAAATAGCTCCCACCAAGCCTCACCAGTACCAACTTTTAATTTACCAAAATGACGTTGCTGCATATCGGTAAAACGGTGCATCAACTGAGCATGTTTTTCTTGCTGCTCTTGGGCATAGGATTTAAACATCCGGCCATATTCTGTCAACTCGACACCTTTGGAGCGGCGATGAAATAGTGAGACACCAATATCACTCTCGAGCTTTTTGATGGCGGCGGTCAGCGTTGGTTGGCTAATATGCAGTTTTTCCGCCGCTTGTTTGATATTCAGTTCATGAGCGACGGTTAAGAAATAACGATAGTTTTTGTTCATGGTTCATCTCTCGCACAGCACACATCATCGGAGCGCACGGCGTTAAACGGTAAAGATCACATTTCTGCTGACTAATTTATCCTCAATTGAACTTAGCACAGCATGCGTTGCTAATGATATAAAAAAAATCTATATCAAACCAAATGTAATCTATTTTTATTGTGAACTCAGAAAGACTACATTGATGCTAACAAAAAGCTTAAAGAGGTTTTAGCGAATGGAAAACAAATGGTGGCACGATGCGGTCGTCTATCAAATCTACCCGCGTAGTTTTTGCGATTCAAACAACGACGGCATCGGCGATTTAAATGGCATTATCGGCAAACTCGATTACCTGAAAACACTTGGTGTGAACGTGCTTTGGCTCTCACCAGTGTATAAGTCGCCTATGGACGACAACGGCTACGACATTTCTGATTATCAAGATATCGCTGCGGAATTTGGCACCATGGCCGATATGCAAAACTTACTTGCTCAAGCAAAAGCGCGTGATATCCGCGTCGTAATGGATCTGGTTGTCAACCATACCTCAGATGAACACCCTTGGTTTGTAGAAGCACGGAAATCAAAAGACAACCCTTATCGTGACTACTATATTTGGCGCGATGCGAAACCTGATGGCAGTGTGCCCGATGACCAAGGCTCGATTTTTGGTGGCAGTGCTTGGCAATGGGATGAAGCCACACAACAGTATTACTTCCACTTGTTTTCTAAGCGACAGCCGGATCTCAATTGGGAGAATCCTAAAGTCCAGCATGAAGTACACAAGATGATGAACTGGTGGATTGACCAAGGTATCGGTGGATTTAGGCTCGACGTGATTGACTTGATTGGCAAAGAGATCGACAAAGGCATTACTGGCAATGGTCCAAGACTGCATCCACTACTGCAGGAAATGAACAGAGCGACGTTTGGCGACAAAGATCTGCTGACCGTTGGTGAGACATGGGGAGCAACCCCAGAAATTGCAAAATTGTATAGCGATCCTGAGCGTAATGAACTCTCTATGGTGTTCCAATTTGAGCACATCACGCTCACTTGGCAACACGGTGACAAATGGAACCCTATTCCACTTGATCTCAAACAATTCAAACACGTACTGACCAAGTGGCAAACCGAGTTATCGAACCAAGGTTGGAACTCCTTGTTTTGGAACAACCATGATTTACCTCGTGTGGTCTCGAAATATGGTGATGACAAACGCTATCGTGTTGAATCAGCGAAAATGCTGGCAACGGCGTTGCATTTCCTCAAAGGCACGCCTTACATCTACCAAGGTGAAGAGATCGGTATGACTAATGTCGCGTTTGAGTCGTTAGATCAATACAAAGACATTGAAACGCTGAACTTCTACAAAGTAAAAACAGAATCAGGGGTGTCACATCAACATATGATGGACGCGATACATGAGAACAGCCGTGACAATGCTCGCACCCCAATGCAGTGGTCCGCATCCCCAAATGGTGGATTTAGTCAGGCAGAACCTTGGATTGAAGTGAATCCGAATTATCCAGAGATCAACGTGGAACAAGCATTGGCAGATTCAGATTCCATTTTCTATCACTACCAAAAGCTGATTGAACTGCGCAAACAGCACCCAGCGATCGTCTATGGCGATTTCACCCCACTGTTTGCAGAGCACGATAGTGTGTTTGCTTATGTCCGCTCACATCAAGATGAGCAACTGCTGGTCATCAACAACTTTAGCGATCAAGAGGTTTCATTGGAGTTGCCGGATAACCTGCAAAACAAAGAAGTTAACTGCCTGATTTATAACTACGATTTGTTGGACATACTCGGTGTGACATTGTCACTAAAGCCGTATCAGTGTTACGCATTTAAACTTAAATAAAGAATCAAAAAGGGAAACCACCTGGTTTCCCTTATTTTTACTCTATTTCAGCTTGGCTTTCCCACCAATAATTTTATAAGCGGGGGTTCCTCTGATGAGGCTATCACGCGCAAACTCACTATCACAGTTGGGGCAATGGCATGCTTTTTCACAGTAATTGTCGACGACACGCTCTTTAAAGCATTTCACTAAAGCGCCCTTTCCTCCTTTTCGATATTTAAACAGTAAGGCGCGACATTTGCTGCAAATAATCTCAACCGTTCGTTCGGGGGCTTTTTTGTTTGGCTTGGCCATCAGTTATCTAATTCCGGTTTCACCCACACTTGGCTGAAGTCAAACCAGCCTAGCGCATTGCATTTTGCGTTTTGCAGCGCACCACTGTGGTCTTTGTTGACCCCTAACCAACAATGGAACATCGGGATAACTTGGCAACTGCGCACTAATTGTCGACCGATTTCACGCGCGGGAAACTCTTCGCAGCCTCCTTCTCGCCACAGGTCTACGAGTTGACTCCAGCGAGCAAAGTCACCATCCGTGCTCATCGACTCAATATTGCTGTAATCCAATAACCAACCCGCCAGTGCGTCATCCCGATTCGTCGCAATGCCCATGGCTTTGATCCAAACATCCACACTCTCAGGTTCTTGCAAAGACGCATCATATTTCACGAACTCCACATCAATGTGGTAGCGCTTGAGAATGGTCTTAATGGTTTTCGCGATCACGGGAAACATCGGGTGCTGAGCTTGATACGCCACTGAAATTCTTGCTAGTTCTGTCGGGGGCTCCATATTGGGTTTCGGGTAAAGATCGATCCAGCCGGGTTTGATGCCAAACGCTTGCAGCAATCCGAGTTCGATCACTTTCTCTTGAGGAACGTAGCTAAACAGCTGATAACCGTTGAGAACGGAAGCTAAAAATTCCGCCCAGCGAGGATCTTTTGCCACACCACAACGTTTATTAAGCAACAGAAAAGTACAACCTGGGTCGAGTTCCACTTCATCAGATAACGAGGAAGCGTCCATGATGGGTTTGCTTAAGCTTGGGTAGACCATCGACGAGTACGCTTCGTCAATCACCCACACTTCCACTTGGTCCAGTAGCGGACGAAAGCCAAAATAGCCGTCAAATGCGCGAAGAATTAGCCTTTTATCGTCGTTCGATTGAACCATATAGGGGCCCGTTCCGACTGGGCGAATGTGGTAATCCTCACTGCGCAGCCTTTCGGGCAGCAGTATTTTGGCTTGAGACTCACTCAGTGCCAAAGGCAGATGAAAATCGTCTTTAAACAGGTGAATATCCACCACCCATGGGCTGGGTGTGGTCACAGATTGAAGATGAGAAAAAAGATTGAGTCTGCGCAGCTCTAGCAAGCTTTCGATCACCATGTCGGTAGTCAGTAGCTCACCATTGTGAAAGCGAACACCTGGTCGCAGGTAAAAACGCCAGTGTTTGGCACTGCGCATTTCCCATGTATGTGCCAGATCAGGTTGCAAAACGTCGTTATCATCGAGCTTGGTTAAGCCACTAAAGATTTGCCGCGCAATGTGAATTTCCGTTCTGCGCATCTGTAAATGCGGATTGAGCATAGAGAGTGGTCGATAATAAGGTAAACGAACCACCTGTTCCCCTTCTCGGTGCTGCAAACCAAGATAGCCTTGGATCACCTGCGTGAGTTTTGCCGCGTCACTGTCTAATACTTCGAGCGCTTGACCAATTTTCCCTTCTTCCAAATAGCGCTTGGCAAGGTTTTCACTCACGTCTGCTTTGCTGCGCTTGAAAATAAGCTGGGAGAGCTTGCCGCGCCCCGCGGCGGGATGCCACTCAATCCAGCCTTCTTCTTCAAGTTTGTTTAGAACGATGCGAGCGTTGCGACGGGTGCAGAACAGAATTTCAGTGATGTCTTCAAGCTGAACATCACTGTTTTTACCGTCGAAGTGTTGGAAAAGCGTTTCAAATTGGACTCTTAGACGCGGGCTACTCATAAAATGGGAAATTTCGTCGTTGAATTCGGTAGCCCTAAGTTTCCTTATTTTTGCTTAACAGTGCAAACGATTTTCACGCATCGATTGCAACGCCTAATTGCTGCGAAATTTCAATGAGTTGAGATTCAGAATCTAACTTGATTGACCATTTGCACTCCGCACCGTTCGCCACCAAAACATTGGCGCCACGACCAATGAGTTGAACAGCATCGACCTGAGTGTTTAAAGTGACACTGTGACTACCTTGCAACCTCACTACGACTTCATGTGGCGTGACGATGATTTTACCGTGGCTAAATTCGATCACCATGTTAAACACCACGCTCTTTGTGCTGTTTTACAGCAATGGTCAAACGGCTGGTGCAGACCAATCTCTCACGTTCATCTGTAATGGTGATTTGCCACACTTGCGTTGATACACCGAGATGGATTGGTGTCGCCGTGCCAATCACATAACCGCTGCGCATCGGGCGAATATGGTTGGCATTAATATCGAGCCCAACACAATAAGAACCGGCAGCCACGCAAAAATTGGCCGCTAAAGAGCCGAGTGTTTCAGCAAGCACCACCGATGCGCCACCATGTAACATCCCGAGTGGTTGATGAGTAAAACTGCAAACCGGCATGGTTGCAGTCAGAGAGTTTTCGGTAAACCCGGTGTATTCGATTTGTAAGTGTTCAATAAGCGTATTTTTTGAGGTTGCGTTTAGGGTCGCTAAATCGATCGGTTTTTTCCAAATGCTCATTCTTTTGCCAGATTTTCGTTACAATTGGCGCTAGTATATACCCAAAATTATCGATATGGAGATTGTTATGTCATCGTGGTTGAAAGCTTCTGCACTCATCGCCGTTGCTGGGCTTACTGCTTGCACTTCTTCCCCTACTGGGCGTAATCAACTGCTGATGTTTTCAGATAGTGAGATGTCCACGCTCGGTGCGAACTCTTTTGAGCAGATGAAAAAAGAGATTCCGATCAGCCAAAACAAAGCGACCAATCAATATGTTCAGTGTGTTGCGAAAGCGATTACCGACACCATTCCCCCTCAGCCCGGTTTCAAAGAGTGGGAAGTGGTGGTATTTGATAGTGACCAAGTGAACGCTTTTGCCCTGCCAGGGGGAAAAATTGGCGTTTATACTGGCTTGTTGAATGTTGCGGTTAACCAAGACCAACTGGCGACGGTCATTGGCCATGAAGTGGCACACGTGCTCGCAGAACACAGCAATGAACGTCTCTCTCAAAGTCAGCTTGCCAATGCCGGATTGCAGTTGGCCAACGTTGCCATCGGTGCGTCTGAGTATAAGCAGTATCAACAAATTACCATGGCGGCTCTGGGGGTTGGTGTGCAATATGGGGTAATTTTACCTTACGGCCGCACCCAAGAATCCGAAGCCGATATTGTCGGCCTAGAATACATGGCAAAAGCAGGATTCGATCCAAAACAGAGTGTGGAACTGTGGAAAAACATGGCGAAAGCCTCAGGCGGAAACCAACCTCCCGAGCTACTTTCAACTCACCCATCCCACAGTACGCGCATCAAAGATTTGCAGGACAGAGCCAGTAAATTGCCCGTTTACCAAGGTAAATCTCCGAGCTGTAAAGCTTAAACATAAAGAGCTCCGTGAAGGAGCTCTTTATTATTGGAAATACGACACTTTTTCTAGAGGCAAGGGATTGGCTAGGAGCCCAGAATCAATAGCGGTAAACGCATCAAATCATCGCCCGTTGCCGCAAAATACCAGATGATCGAAACAAAACCCGCCACAGACATAAGATACCAAGCAAACGCAAAGCACTGACCATAACGCGTCAGAGGAAGAAGATGGCTATGATGTCGGCCACGCCATTCCATCACAATCTCTAACATCCCCATAATGAGCAGAAAACCAAACAGAGTTAAACCTAATGCATAGGAAAGATACACACCCGCAGCCGCGGTGAGTACGCCGCCAACGAGCCCCACCCAACTGTTCATCGAAAACGTGATGCTTTTGAGAATATGCCCACCATCTAATGGGAGAATGGGCAGTAAGTTAAACAAGTTTAATAAGGCGTTAAACACCGCTAGCGCTGCGAAAAAAGCCTCGCCCGTCAGCCAATAGGTCACCACCAGAATTACGCTGAGAATCAGACCAAAGAACGGCCCCATAATGGAAATTACGACATCCTGCCAACGGGTATTGATCTTATCATCGCTGAGCGCCATACCGCCAAAAAACGGAATTAGGTAAAACCCTTTGGTTTGCATGCCAAAGTACTTCATTGCACGAACATGACCATATTCGTGAATCACCAAACAAGCAATCAACGCCAGCGCAAACTGAAATGAAAACAGCCATGAATAAGCAGCCAAACTCATTGAAGCAAGGGCAACTTTGATGATCTTGGCACTTTTAAGTGCTTTCATGCCCAGAGAAATTAAGCCAATCAGGCTAAAACGGCGCTCTTCTTGACGCGGTTGCACGGGCACTTGCTGCTCGATGTCTTTTTCGTTTCGACTCCCCTGCGCCACAAGCTGATCATTGACACCGCATTGGTAGTCCAATTGGAATGGTTGCCACGTTAAATGACCTTTGAGCTGACAGTTTAGCGTCTCTTCGCCCACCATAAGGTGAAACTCATGAACAAACTCCCCTTGTTGTCCGCGCGTAGCATCACGCTGAGAAACCAGAGTGTTGTCCCAAAAAAGCTGCTGCCAACCTGCCATTGAGCCTTCAAGTCTCAACGAGCGCCCAAGAAATTCGATATTTAATAGTTCCAACGTTTACTCGGCTATCCAAATAGACAAAGGCCCCATTATGCCTGTGCACAATGGGGGTTAAAAGCGCCCTGCTTCTGAACAGCGCACAATTTGAACAGATAGCACGCAATTTCCCCATAAAATAATCAAAATGTTTCTGGTCAAACCATTCATTGAAAAAATATCTCCATAATACATCGCCTTACAGATACAGACTTGATCTATGCATCAAATTTACTGTTTAAAAAGCACACTAACTTTGACACTTTCGCTTACATTAAATTAACATCCATGTTACATAATAGAATTAATACTCAACTCAATAAGTCGAGTTGCATA from Vibrio vulnificus NBRC 15645 = ATCC 27562 encodes the following:
- a CDS encoding glycoside hydrolase family 13 protein gives rise to the protein MENKWWHDAVVYQIYPRSFCDSNNDGIGDLNGIIGKLDYLKTLGVNVLWLSPVYKSPMDDNGYDISDYQDIAAEFGTMADMQNLLAQAKARDIRVVMDLVVNHTSDEHPWFVEARKSKDNPYRDYYIWRDAKPDGSVPDDQGSIFGGSAWQWDEATQQYYFHLFSKRQPDLNWENPKVQHEVHKMMNWWIDQGIGGFRLDVIDLIGKEIDKGITGNGPRLHPLLQEMNRATFGDKDLLTVGETWGATPEIAKLYSDPERNELSMVFQFEHITLTWQHGDKWNPIPLDLKQFKHVLTKWQTELSNQGWNSLFWNNHDLPRVVSKYGDDKRYRVESAKMLATALHFLKGTPYIYQGEEIGMTNVAFESLDQYKDIETLNFYKVKTESGVSHQHMMDAIHENSRDNARTPMQWSASPNGGFSQAEPWIEVNPNYPEINVEQALADSDSIFYHYQKLIELRKQHPAIVYGDFTPLFAEHDSVFAYVRSHQDEQLLVINNFSDQEVSLELPDNLQNKEVNCLIYNYDLLDILGVTLSLKPYQCYAFKLK
- a CDS encoding SgrR family transcriptional regulator; the protein is MSSPRLRVQFETLFQHFDGKNSDVQLEDITEILFCTRRNARIVLNKLEEEGWIEWHPAAGRGKLSQLIFKRSKADVSENLAKRYLEEGKIGQALEVLDSDAAKLTQVIQGYLGLQHREGEQVVRLPYYRPLSMLNPHLQMRRTEIHIARQIFSGLTKLDDNDVLQPDLAHTWEMRSAKHWRFYLRPGVRFHNGELLTTDMVIESLLELRRLNLFSHLQSVTTPSPWVVDIHLFKDDFHLPLALSESQAKILLPERLRSEDYHIRPVGTGPYMVQSNDDKRLILRAFDGYFGFRPLLDQVEVWVIDEAYSSMVYPSLSKPIMDASSLSDEVELDPGCTFLLLNKRCGVAKDPRWAEFLASVLNGYQLFSYVPQEKVIELGLLQAFGIKPGWIDLYPKPNMEPPTELARISVAYQAQHPMFPVIAKTIKTILKRYHIDVEFVKYDASLQEPESVDVWIKAMGIATNRDDALAGWLLDYSNIESMSTDGDFARWSQLVDLWREGGCEEFPAREIGRQLVRSCQVIPMFHCWLGVNKDHSGALQNAKCNALGWFDFSQVWVKPELDN
- a CDS encoding DUF3389 domain-containing protein codes for the protein MVIEFSHGKIIVTPHEVVVRLQGSHSVTLNTQVDAVQLIGRGANVLVANGAECKWSIKLDSESQLIEISQQLGVAIDA
- a CDS encoding hotdog fold thioesterase, which translates into the protein MSIWKKPIDLATLNATSKNTLIEHLQIEYTGFTENSLTATMPVCSFTHQPLGMLHGGASVVLAETLGSLAANFCVAAGSYCVGLDINANHIRPMRSGYVIGTATPIHLGVSTQVWQITITDERERLVCTSRLTIAVKQHKERGV
- a CDS encoding M48 family metallopeptidase, coding for MSSWLKASALIAVAGLTACTSSPTGRNQLLMFSDSEMSTLGANSFEQMKKEIPISQNKATNQYVQCVAKAITDTIPPQPGFKEWEVVVFDSDQVNAFALPGGKIGVYTGLLNVAVNQDQLATVIGHEVAHVLAEHSNERLSQSQLANAGLQLANVAIGASEYKQYQQITMAALGVGVQYGVILPYGRTQESEADIVGLEYMAKAGFDPKQSVELWKNMAKASGGNQPPELLSTHPSHSTRIKDLQDRASKLPVYQGKSPSCKA
- a CDS encoding site-2 protease family protein, with translation MELLNIEFLGRSLRLEGSMAGWQQLFWDNTLVSQRDATRGQQGEFVHEFHLMVGEETLNCQLKGHLTWQPFQLDYQCGVNDQLVAQGSRNEKDIEQQVPVQPRQEERRFSLIGLISLGMKALKSAKIIKVALASMSLAAYSWLFSFQFALALIACLVIHEYGHVRAMKYFGMQTKGFYLIPFFGGMALSDDKINTRWQDVVISIMGPFFGLILSVILVVTYWLTGEAFFAALAVFNALLNLFNLLPILPLDGGHILKSITFSMNSWVGLVGGVLTAAAGVYLSYALGLTLFGFLLIMGMLEIVMEWRGRHHSHLLPLTRYGQCFAFAWYLMSVAGFVSIIWYFAATGDDLMRLPLLILGS